One Thalassophryne amazonica chromosome 10, fThaAma1.1, whole genome shotgun sequence genomic region harbors:
- the LOC117518625 gene encoding E-selectin-like isoform X1, with amino-acid sequence MDFYFGFLKSGQSKVSWMSLTFLYSMLYMWCSVECWSYYYSNTTMNWEEARAWCQQSYTDMVAIQNQEEIKHLNSWLPKKSTYYWIGIRKINNVWTWVGTNKALTVEATNWAKGEPNNGKQRSKQGKNEDCVEMYVKRDQQPGKWNDERCDKLKTALCYTAACKEDSCLHGECVETINSHKCECFEGFYGEKCDQVVQCDGHEVTVPNKGHVHCSDKYGEFSYDSLCQFSCEEGYHLSTETPMRCTASKTWSQSPPTCELDQCEPLTRPDKGSVECSDPLGPSSYQSSCVFSCDEGFELIGAQSSRLQCESSGRWNDSQPSCVAVQCSPLLELLHGSVSCGEGEGKFSYEGICSFTCTPSYRLVGASTVTCTSAGVWSDELPHCEAVRCQKPEGRAHLVSRCSHTDLRLNSTCTFSCDEGFELQGSTTTQCSETGSWSEDTASCKPVQCPALQELEHGSVSCGGDSDVRFGYGITCSFSCNTGFELLGAKTTQCSEDGQWSADKPTCKAIECPAPVDVTQGQIRCVAPFHSSPILADAPHLYGTVCTFSCDKGFELQGSTTTQCSETGSWSEDAPSCKSVQCPALQKLEHGSVSCGGEGDVKFGYGITCSFSCHTGFELLGAKMTQCSEDGQWSADKPTCKAIECPAPVDVTQGQIRCVAPFQSSPILADAPHLYGTVCTFSCDEGFELQGSTTTQCSETRSWSEDTASCKPVQCPALQELEHGSVSCGGEGDVRFGYGITCSFSCHTGFELLGAKMTQCSEDGQWSADKPTCKAIECPAPVDVTQGQIRCVAPFHSSPVSAGAPHLYGTVCTFSCDEGHELQGALSTECAQSGQWTSTPPTCSAVRCSVLEAPDNGLVNCSDAEPVYNSQCSFTCSQDHTLHGQETLTCDHHGNWTGTTPVCQAFTTLSLKTITIGATTGAGVALSGLSLVMWLLKRLKRKGNKFELNSNSDIEVPPQVYKNSTDSLI; translated from the exons ATG GATTTCTACTTTGGATTTCTTAAATCCGGCCAATCTAAGGTGTCATGGATGAGCCTCACCTTTCTTTACTCAA TGCTGTACATGTGGTGCAGCGTAGAGTGCTGGTCGTATTATTACTCTAACACCACCATGaactgggaggaagccagagcctgGTGCCAGCAGAGCTACACTGACATGGTGGCCATCCAGAACCAGGAGGAAATCAAACATCTCAACAGCTGGCTTCCCAAGAAGAGCACGTATTACTGGATAGGGATCCGCAAGATCAACAACGTTTGGACCTGGGTTGGGACCAACAAGGCTCTGACGGTAGAAGCAACCAACTGGGCGAAGGGCGAACCAAATAATGGCAAACAAAGAAGCAAACAAGGCAAGAACGAGGACTGCGTGGAGATGTATGTGAAGCGAGACCAGCAGCCTGGCAAGTGGAATGATGAGAGGTGCGACAAGTTGAAGACCGCTCTGTGCTACACAG CTGCCTGTAAGGAGGACTCGTGCCTGCACGGAGAATGTGTGGAGACCATTAACAGTCACAAGTGCGAGTGCTTTGAAGGCTTTTATGGAGAAAAGTGCGATCAAG TGGTTCAGTGTGACGGACACGAGGTGACAGTCCCTAATAAAGGACATGTGCACTGTTCTGATAAGTATGGAGAGTTTTCCTACGACTCCCTGTGCCAGTTTTCTTGTGAGGAAGGATATCACTTAAGTACAGAAACACCCATGAGATGCACCGCCTCCAAAACCTGGTCCCAGTCACCCCCTACTTGTGAAT TGGATCAGTGTGAGCCCCTCACTCGTCCAGACAAAGGCTCCGTGGAGTGCTCGGACCCTCTGGGCCCCTCCAGCTATCAGTCCAGCTGTGTGTTCAGCTGTGATGAAGGCTTTGAGCTCATCGGTGCCCAGTCCAGCCGCCTGCAGTGTGAATCATCTGGACGCTGGAACGACTCGCAGCCCTCCTGTGTTG CTGTCCAGTGCTCTCCTCTCCTGGAGCTTCTGCACGGTTCTGTCAGCTGTGGAGAAGGTGAAGGCAAGTTCAGCTATGAGGGCATCTGCAGCTTCACCTGCACTCCAAGTTACCGCCTGGTGGGAGCGAGCACAGTGACGTGCACATCAGCAGGTGTATGGAGCGACGAGCTGCCTCACTGTGAAG CCGTCAGATGCCAGAAACCGGAGGGCCGAGCTCACCTGGTCAGTCGCTGCAGCCACACAGACCTACGGCTCAACTCCACCTGCACCTTCAGCTGTGATGAAGGTTTTGAGCTGCAGGGATCAACGACCACCCAGTGCtctgagactggcagctggagcgAAGACACAGCTTCCTGCAAAC CCGTCCAGTGTCCCGCTCTGCAGGAGCTCGAACACGGTTCTGTCAGCTGCGGAGGTGACAGCGATGTGAGGTTTGGCTACGGCATCACCTGCAGCTTCAGCTGTAATACAGGATTTGAACTTCTGGGAGCGAAAACGACTCAGTGTTCTGAGGACGGACAGTGGAGTGCAGATAAACCTACATGCAAAG caatcgagTGTCCTGCACCTGTGGATGTGACACAAGGGCAGATCAGGTGTGTGGCCCCTTTTCACTCCTCACCCATTTTGGCTGATGCTCCCCATCTGTACGGCACAGTCTGCACCTTCAGCTGTGATAAAGGTTTTGAGCTGCAGGGATCAACGACCACCCAGTGCTCTGAGACCGGGAGCTGGAGCGAAGACGCACCTTCCTGCAAAT CCGTCCAGTGTCCCGCTCTGCAGAAGCTCGAACACGGTTCTGTCAGCTGCGGAGGGGAGGGCGATGTGAAGTTTGGCTACGGCATCACCTGCAGCTTCAGCTGTCATACAGGATTTGAACTTCTGGGAGCGAAAATGACTCAGTGTTCTGAGGACGGACAGTGGAGTGCAGACAAACCTACATGCAAAG cgatCGAGTGTCCTGCACCTGTGGATGTGACACAAGGGCAGATCAGGTGTGTGGCCCCTTTTCAATCCTCACCCATTTTGGCTGATGCTCCCCATCTGTACGGCACAGTCTGCACCTTCAGCTGTGATGAAGGTTTTGAGCTGCAGGGATCAACGACCACCCAGTGCTCTGAGACCCGGAGCTGGAGCGAAGACACAGCTTCCTGCAAAC CCGTCCAGTGTCCCGCTCTGCAGGAGCTCGAACACGGTTCTGTCAGCTGCGGAGGGGAGGGCGATGTGAGGTTTGGCTACGGCATCACCTGCAGCTTCAGCTGTCATACAGGATTTGAACTTCTGGGAGCGAAAATGACTCAGTGTTCTGAGGACGGACAGTGGAGTGCAGACAAACCTACATGCAAAG caatcgagTGTCCTGCACCTGTGGATGTGACACAAGGGCAGATCAGGTGTGTGGCCCCTTTTCACTCCTCACCTGTTTCAGCTGGTGCTCCCCATCTGTACGGCACAGTCTGCACCTTCAGCTGTGATGAAGGCCATGAGCTCCAAGGTGCACTCAGCACAGAGTGTGCACAATCCGGCCAGTGGACCTCCACCCCGCCTACCTGCTCAG CGGTGAGATGCTCTGTGCTCGAGGCTCCTGATAACGGTCTCGTCAACTGCTCAGACGCTGAGCCTGTCTACAACTCCCAGTGCTCCTTCACATGTAGTCAAGACCACACACTGCACGGGCAAGAGACTTTGACTTGTGATCATCACGGCAACTGGACTGGAACGACACCGGTCTGCCAAG CTTTTACTACACTGTCACTTAAGACCATCACTATTGGAGCAACAACAGGCGCCGGCGTGGCGTTGTCTGGCCTGTCTCTGGTGATGTGGCTGCTGAAGCGACTGAAGCGGAAGGGAAACAAGTTTGAGTTGAACAG TAATTCCGACATCGAGGTCCCACCACAAGTCTATAAAAACAGCACCGACAGCCTCATTTAG
- the LOC117518625 gene encoding E-selectin-like isoform X2: protein MDFYFGFLKSGQSKVSWMSLTFLYSMLYMWCSVECWSYYYSNTTMNWEEARAWCQQSYTDMVAIQNQEEIKHLNSWLPKKSTYYWIGIRKINNVWTWVGTNKALTVEATNWAKGEPNNGKQRSKQGKNEDCVEMYVKRDQQPGKWNDERCDKLKTALCYTAACKEDSCLHGECVETINSHKCECFEGFYGEKCDQVVQCDGHEVTVPNKGHVHCSDKYGEFSYDSLCQFSCEEGYHLSTETPMRCTASKTWSQSPPTCELDQCEPLTRPDKGSVECSDPLGPSSYQSSCVFSCDEGFELIGAQSSRLQCESSGRWNDSQPSCVAVQCSPLLELLHGSVSCGEGEGKFSYEGICSFTCTPSYRLVGASTVTCTSAGVWSDELPHCEAVRCQKPEGRAHLVSRCSHTDLRLNSTCTFSCDEGFELQGSTTTQCSETGSWSEDTASCKPVQCPALQELEHGSVSCGGDSDVRFGYGITCSFSCNTGFELLGAKTTQCSEDGQWSADKPTCKAIECPAPVDVTQGQIRCVAPFHSSPILADAPHLYGTVCTFSCDKGFELQGSTTTQCSETGSWSEDAPSCKSVQCPALQELEHGSVSCGGEGDVRFGYGITCSFSCHTGFELLGAKMTQCSEDGQWSADKPTCKAIECPAPVDVTQGQIRCVAPFHSSPVSAGAPHLYGTVCTFSCDEGHELQGALSTECAQSGQWTSTPPTCSAVRCSVLEAPDNGLVNCSDAEPVYNSQCSFTCSQDHTLHGQETLTCDHHGNWTGTTPVCQAFTTLSLKTITIGATTGAGVALSGLSLVMWLLKRLKRKGNKFELNSNSDIEVPPQVYKNSTDSLI, encoded by the exons ATG GATTTCTACTTTGGATTTCTTAAATCCGGCCAATCTAAGGTGTCATGGATGAGCCTCACCTTTCTTTACTCAA TGCTGTACATGTGGTGCAGCGTAGAGTGCTGGTCGTATTATTACTCTAACACCACCATGaactgggaggaagccagagcctgGTGCCAGCAGAGCTACACTGACATGGTGGCCATCCAGAACCAGGAGGAAATCAAACATCTCAACAGCTGGCTTCCCAAGAAGAGCACGTATTACTGGATAGGGATCCGCAAGATCAACAACGTTTGGACCTGGGTTGGGACCAACAAGGCTCTGACGGTAGAAGCAACCAACTGGGCGAAGGGCGAACCAAATAATGGCAAACAAAGAAGCAAACAAGGCAAGAACGAGGACTGCGTGGAGATGTATGTGAAGCGAGACCAGCAGCCTGGCAAGTGGAATGATGAGAGGTGCGACAAGTTGAAGACCGCTCTGTGCTACACAG CTGCCTGTAAGGAGGACTCGTGCCTGCACGGAGAATGTGTGGAGACCATTAACAGTCACAAGTGCGAGTGCTTTGAAGGCTTTTATGGAGAAAAGTGCGATCAAG TGGTTCAGTGTGACGGACACGAGGTGACAGTCCCTAATAAAGGACATGTGCACTGTTCTGATAAGTATGGAGAGTTTTCCTACGACTCCCTGTGCCAGTTTTCTTGTGAGGAAGGATATCACTTAAGTACAGAAACACCCATGAGATGCACCGCCTCCAAAACCTGGTCCCAGTCACCCCCTACTTGTGAAT TGGATCAGTGTGAGCCCCTCACTCGTCCAGACAAAGGCTCCGTGGAGTGCTCGGACCCTCTGGGCCCCTCCAGCTATCAGTCCAGCTGTGTGTTCAGCTGTGATGAAGGCTTTGAGCTCATCGGTGCCCAGTCCAGCCGCCTGCAGTGTGAATCATCTGGACGCTGGAACGACTCGCAGCCCTCCTGTGTTG CTGTCCAGTGCTCTCCTCTCCTGGAGCTTCTGCACGGTTCTGTCAGCTGTGGAGAAGGTGAAGGCAAGTTCAGCTATGAGGGCATCTGCAGCTTCACCTGCACTCCAAGTTACCGCCTGGTGGGAGCGAGCACAGTGACGTGCACATCAGCAGGTGTATGGAGCGACGAGCTGCCTCACTGTGAAG CCGTCAGATGCCAGAAACCGGAGGGCCGAGCTCACCTGGTCAGTCGCTGCAGCCACACAGACCTACGGCTCAACTCCACCTGCACCTTCAGCTGTGATGAAGGTTTTGAGCTGCAGGGATCAACGACCACCCAGTGCtctgagactggcagctggagcgAAGACACAGCTTCCTGCAAAC CCGTCCAGTGTCCCGCTCTGCAGGAGCTCGAACACGGTTCTGTCAGCTGCGGAGGTGACAGCGATGTGAGGTTTGGCTACGGCATCACCTGCAGCTTCAGCTGTAATACAGGATTTGAACTTCTGGGAGCGAAAACGACTCAGTGTTCTGAGGACGGACAGTGGAGTGCAGATAAACCTACATGCAAAG caatcgagTGTCCTGCACCTGTGGATGTGACACAAGGGCAGATCAGGTGTGTGGCCCCTTTTCACTCCTCACCCATTTTGGCTGATGCTCCCCATCTGTACGGCACAGTCTGCACCTTCAGCTGTGATAAAGGTTTTGAGCTGCAGGGATCAACGACCACCCAGTGCTCTGAGACCGGGAGCTGGAGCGAAGACGCACCTTCCTGCAAAT CCGTCCAGTGTCCCGCTCTGCAGGAGCTCGAACACGGTTCTGTCAGCTGCGGAGGGGAGGGCGATGTGAGGTTTGGCTACGGCATCACCTGCAGCTTCAGCTGTCATACAGGATTTGAACTTCTGGGAGCGAAAATGACTCAGTGTTCTGAGGACGGACAGTGGAGTGCAGACAAACCTACATGCAAAG caatcgagTGTCCTGCACCTGTGGATGTGACACAAGGGCAGATCAGGTGTGTGGCCCCTTTTCACTCCTCACCTGTTTCAGCTGGTGCTCCCCATCTGTACGGCACAGTCTGCACCTTCAGCTGTGATGAAGGCCATGAGCTCCAAGGTGCACTCAGCACAGAGTGTGCACAATCCGGCCAGTGGACCTCCACCCCGCCTACCTGCTCAG CGGTGAGATGCTCTGTGCTCGAGGCTCCTGATAACGGTCTCGTCAACTGCTCAGACGCTGAGCCTGTCTACAACTCCCAGTGCTCCTTCACATGTAGTCAAGACCACACACTGCACGGGCAAGAGACTTTGACTTGTGATCATCACGGCAACTGGACTGGAACGACACCGGTCTGCCAAG CTTTTACTACACTGTCACTTAAGACCATCACTATTGGAGCAACAACAGGCGCCGGCGTGGCGTTGTCTGGCCTGTCTCTGGTGATGTGGCTGCTGAAGCGACTGAAGCGGAAGGGAAACAAGTTTGAGTTGAACAG TAATTCCGACATCGAGGTCCCACCACAAGTCTATAAAAACAGCACCGACAGCCTCATTTAG